In one Methylocaldum szegediense genomic region, the following are encoded:
- a CDS encoding uracil-DNA glycosylase family protein, with product MRSITKHDIPEIAAQALEGQLGNPGAFLYSSHETIRPGEIYFLGLNPGGCGGPSLRERLDRILSQEENAYLDEAWENDGRSYEPGEAPLQKRVVWLFRNIGFDPREVLSSNLIFMQSKDASGVSIEHAHKCWPVHEALLSIVRPRLILTFGNSGFSPYGYIHARHGGNQRYAPSGHGNWSLKGFKTQMPWGEVFVAGIPHLSRYSPIGKEYVVDWIRNQGRA from the coding sequence ATGAGATCAATAACGAAACACGACATTCCTGAAATCGCAGCCCAGGCATTAGAAGGTCAATTGGGGAATCCAGGAGCGTTTTTGTATAGTAGCCACGAAACTATTCGTCCGGGCGAAATTTACTTTTTGGGTCTAAACCCCGGCGGTTGTGGCGGCCCGTCTCTTCGGGAACGCCTAGACAGGATACTGAGTCAAGAGGAAAACGCGTATTTAGATGAAGCGTGGGAAAATGATGGTCGCTCGTATGAGCCGGGCGAAGCCCCGCTCCAAAAGCGGGTTGTATGGCTTTTCCGCAATATTGGATTTGATCCCCGAGAAGTTCTCTCAAGCAACCTCATATTCATGCAAAGCAAGGACGCCAGCGGTGTTTCGATTGAGCACGCCCACAAGTGCTGGCCGGTGCATGAAGCACTCCTTAGCATCGTCCGACCGCGCCTCATACTCACATTTGGTAACTCGGGTTTTTCACCCTATGGATATATTCATGCCCGACACGGAGGAAACCAACGTTACGCGCCATCTGGGCACGGTAATTGGTCACTAAAGGGATTCAAAACACAAATGCCGTGGGGCGAAGTATTTGTTGCTGGCATTCCACACCTAAGCCGGTACAGCCCTATCGGCAAAGAGTATGTCGTCGATTGGATACGGAATCAAGGACGA